A region of Paludisphaera rhizosphaerae DNA encodes the following proteins:
- a CDS encoding ECF-type sigma factor codes for MTDHAEGERQKAADLFPVVYAELRRLAAARMAGRAAGQTLDATSLVHEAYVRLVGREDSPRWNGRDHFFAAAAEAMRHILVDRARRRHALKRGGGAARIDLPEDALAAPDDRTDAELLAVDEALGKLAEADPQAAELVKLRYFAGLSIPDAAAALGMAPRSADRLWAYARAWLRTAIGQVE; via the coding sequence ATGACCGACCATGCCGAAGGCGAGCGACAGAAGGCGGCCGACCTCTTCCCGGTCGTCTACGCAGAGCTGCGCCGGCTGGCCGCGGCGCGGATGGCGGGGAGGGCGGCCGGGCAGACGCTGGACGCGACCTCGCTGGTGCACGAGGCCTACGTCCGGCTGGTGGGGCGCGAGGATTCACCCCGCTGGAACGGCCGCGACCACTTCTTCGCCGCCGCGGCCGAGGCCATGCGGCACATCCTCGTCGACCGGGCGCGGCGTCGGCACGCCCTCAAGCGCGGCGGGGGCGCAGCGCGGATCGACCTCCCCGAGGACGCCCTGGCCGCCCCCGACGACCGCACCGACGCCGAATTGCTGGCCGTCGACGAGGCCCTGGGCAAACTCGCCGAGGCCGACCCCCAGGCCGCCGAGCTGGTCAAGCTCCGCTACTTCGCCGGCCTCTCCATCCCCGACGCCGCCGCCGCCCTGGGCATGGCCCCCCGCTCGGCCGACCGCCTCTGGGCCTACGCCCGCGCCTGGCTCCGCACCGCCATCGGCCAGGTCGAATGA
- a CDS encoding LGFP repeat-containing protein, translating to MFRRPSTLGRRSAPRRRNAFVPTAVGAAALEVRQVMSTASLVSGVLTVTGTNNADSISVVESGSTITADGKKFTTSQVKSIVVNGLNGKDTIVVKSTKPTTLNGGDGDDALTATSGLDVLNGGSGNNTYPNTAALDTVVDPVLTAGKKMAKAVMDKYQALGGSAALGTPKGDQYATGTGSWTFFPNGVTIAYSTTTGVHVVSGAIGARYQDLAGPGGMLGFPTSEELQNGPARVSHFQKGSIYWTYDTGTHLLYGAIRDRYAALGGATSFLGLPQYDQVTQSNGGISAAFNGGTLLARPGGGAFVIYGAIRDKYYAVGAYDGPLGFPTSDEMSVGPTRMNSFEHGSIYWTAATGAHMVNGSVLTRYLALGGPSGALGAPTTDVYNYAGKGSEEDFQGGRLGAVPGGSAFWVYGAILDKYRSLGGITGRLGAPIADEKSDGPARVSHFAGGSIYWTSSYGAHMMYGSIRDKYLALGGAAGWLGAPTQDQRTYSTGEVLTFSGGTLIAPLYGGPAYVVYGAIRDKYNSMSGINSPLGLPTSDEYQGSNGYRVSNFQHGRIYWRSDTGAFVVYS from the coding sequence ATGTTTCGCCGCCCCTCGACGCTCGGCCGCCGCAGCGCTCCTCGTCGCCGCAACGCCTTCGTCCCGACGGCCGTTGGGGCGGCCGCCCTGGAGGTCCGCCAGGTGATGTCCACCGCCTCGCTCGTCTCCGGGGTGCTGACCGTCACGGGGACCAACAACGCGGACTCGATCAGCGTCGTGGAGAGCGGCTCGACCATCACGGCCGACGGCAAGAAGTTCACGACGTCGCAGGTCAAGTCGATCGTCGTCAACGGTCTCAACGGCAAGGATACGATCGTTGTGAAGTCCACCAAGCCGACGACGCTCAACGGCGGCGACGGGGACGACGCCCTGACGGCCACGTCGGGCCTGGACGTCCTCAACGGCGGCTCTGGGAACAATACCTATCCCAACACGGCGGCCCTGGACACGGTCGTCGATCCGGTGCTCACCGCTGGCAAGAAGATGGCCAAGGCCGTCATGGACAAATACCAGGCCCTCGGAGGCTCGGCCGCGCTGGGGACGCCGAAGGGCGACCAGTACGCGACCGGGACGGGGTCCTGGACGTTCTTCCCGAACGGCGTGACCATCGCCTACTCGACGACCACCGGCGTCCACGTCGTCTCGGGAGCGATCGGCGCCCGGTATCAGGACCTTGCCGGCCCCGGCGGCATGCTGGGCTTCCCCACCTCGGAAGAACTGCAAAACGGGCCGGCGCGGGTGAGCCACTTCCAGAAGGGTTCCATCTACTGGACCTACGACACCGGGACGCACCTGCTGTATGGGGCGATCCGCGACCGCTACGCGGCCCTCGGCGGGGCGACCAGCTTTCTCGGCCTGCCGCAGTACGATCAGGTCACCCAGAGCAACGGGGGGATCTCCGCCGCGTTCAACGGCGGCACGCTCCTGGCCCGTCCGGGGGGCGGGGCGTTCGTGATCTACGGCGCAATTCGGGACAAGTATTACGCCGTCGGGGCTTATGACGGCCCGTTGGGCTTCCCGACCTCGGACGAGATGTCGGTCGGCCCCACCCGGATGAACAGCTTCGAGCACGGATCGATCTACTGGACGGCGGCGACCGGCGCCCACATGGTGAATGGATCCGTCTTGACCCGCTACCTCGCCCTCGGCGGCCCATCCGGGGCCCTCGGAGCGCCGACCACGGACGTCTACAACTACGCCGGCAAGGGATCCGAGGAGGACTTCCAGGGAGGACGGCTCGGCGCCGTGCCGGGCGGGTCGGCCTTCTGGGTCTACGGGGCGATCCTCGACAAGTATCGGTCCCTTGGCGGCATAACCGGCCGGCTGGGCGCACCGATCGCGGACGAGAAGTCCGACGGCCCCGCGCGGGTGAGCCATTTCGCCGGCGGCTCGATCTATTGGACCTCCTCCTACGGAGCGCACATGATGTACGGGTCGATCCGCGACAAGTACCTGGCTCTCGGCGGGGCGGCTGGATGGCTTGGGGCGCCGACGCAGGACCAGCGCACCTACAGCACGGGCGAGGTCCTCACCTTCTCGGGCGGCACGCTCATCGCCCCGCTGTACGGCGGCCCCGCCTACGTGGTCTATGGCGCGATCCGCGACAAGTACAACTCCATGAGCGGCATCAACAGCCCCCTCGGTTTGCCGACGTCCGACGAGTACCAGGGGTCGAACGGCTACCGGGTCTCCAACTTCCAGCACGGCCGGATCTACTGGCGGAGCGACACCGGGGCGTTCGTCGTCTACTCCTGA
- a CDS encoding C2 family cysteine protease, translating to MSGRPAPIARLFGRRSAPRRRNAFVPTPLGPVALETRQLMSTATLSQGILTVTGTNNADVITVADSGANIVVDGKSIAKSSVSTIVVNGLGGKDTIVVASTKAATLNGGDGDDTLVAGSGRDVLNGGAGNNVYTGTIDADLIVDPKLTAGVKMIKAIMDKYQALGGSAGSMGQPTGSQMSGGDGSWIDFKGGRIAYSPSTGAHSVVGAILDKYNSLGGPAGALGFPVTDEANWVTSAWRVSQFKNGGIFWNNGTGALAFSGTIWQRYRNMGGPVGGLGLPHDAQQSMPTYDYCEFEGGTILAAKGGPAYIVKGAILDKYYSLQGWFGKLGLPTSDELTVGSAKVSHFQNGSIYWTGDLGAKVLYGAFRDKYQALGGPAGFLGMPMQDQQTADPRLAGGDWCNLQGGTLVLAPNGQVYEVHGAILDKYYSLGGGYGLLGVPLSDEYQSSDGWRVSNFQYGTIMWRGDKGGAHLLFNRNDVVAALKRSERDGVLDAGEFSYFKTIANDANVYIPDWVRYLTQKVINGDKANYYSQGQYVNNLYAGAPARSVDLLEKEWFEGADRPLTNFVRTNSDGTWTTVNGGAYSAVAGPLFGANGPVYTDVYQGNLGDCYLLASLAETAYRDPTSIQNMFIDNGDGTFTVRFFQNSSPRYVTVDRQLPSGGGAFAQTTAGPIWVALAEKAYAQLNESGWLATSALGLNSYGAIESGKASYALAVVTGRSTAADTTDIDSAWAAGKSVILDTAATKLSYLVPNHSYAVVGYNATTKLYTLFNPWGVNGGTMPDGTHRQGVIYELASSIKSDFSNSVLTKSAATGGTATEAVRELAAITPAVQPRFVRGAGWTSRMWSTPLSA from the coding sequence ATGTCCGGACGCCCCGCCCCCATCGCCCGCCTCTTCGGCCGCCGCAGCGCTCCCCGCCGCCGCAACGCCTTCGTCCCGACCCCGCTCGGGCCCGTCGCGCTGGAGACCCGCCAGTTGATGTCGACGGCCACGCTCTCGCAGGGGATTCTCACCGTCACCGGCACCAACAACGCGGACGTGATCACCGTCGCCGACAGCGGCGCGAACATCGTCGTCGACGGCAAGTCGATCGCGAAGTCCTCGGTTTCGACGATCGTCGTCAACGGGCTGGGAGGCAAGGACACGATCGTCGTCGCGTCGACCAAGGCGGCCACGCTCAACGGCGGCGACGGCGACGACACCCTCGTCGCCGGCTCGGGCCGAGACGTCCTCAACGGCGGCGCTGGGAACAACGTCTACACGGGCACGATCGACGCCGACCTGATCGTCGACCCCAAGCTGACCGCCGGCGTGAAGATGATCAAGGCGATCATGGACAAGTACCAGGCGCTCGGCGGCTCGGCCGGCTCGATGGGCCAGCCCACCGGCAGCCAGATGAGCGGCGGCGACGGCTCGTGGATCGACTTCAAGGGGGGGCGGATCGCCTACTCGCCGTCGACCGGGGCGCACTCGGTGGTCGGGGCGATCCTTGACAAGTACAACTCGCTCGGCGGGCCGGCCGGCGCTCTGGGCTTCCCCGTGACCGACGAGGCCAACTGGGTCACGTCCGCCTGGCGGGTCAGCCAGTTCAAGAACGGCGGCATCTTCTGGAACAACGGCACCGGCGCGCTGGCGTTCTCCGGGACGATCTGGCAGAGGTATCGCAACATGGGCGGGCCGGTCGGCGGCCTGGGCCTGCCGCACGACGCCCAGCAGTCGATGCCGACGTATGACTACTGCGAGTTCGAAGGCGGGACGATCCTCGCCGCCAAGGGGGGCCCGGCGTACATCGTCAAGGGCGCCATCCTGGACAAGTACTATTCCCTCCAGGGCTGGTTCGGCAAGCTGGGCCTCCCCACCTCCGACGAGCTGACGGTCGGCTCGGCGAAGGTCAGCCACTTCCAGAACGGCTCGATCTACTGGACGGGCGACCTCGGCGCGAAGGTGCTGTACGGGGCGTTCCGCGACAAGTACCAGGCCCTGGGCGGCCCGGCCGGGTTCCTCGGCATGCCGATGCAGGACCAGCAGACGGCCGACCCCCGATTGGCCGGCGGCGACTGGTGCAACCTCCAGGGGGGGACGCTCGTGCTGGCCCCCAACGGCCAGGTCTACGAGGTCCACGGCGCGATCCTCGACAAGTATTACTCGCTCGGCGGCGGCTACGGCCTGCTGGGCGTGCCCCTCTCCGACGAGTACCAGAGCTCCGACGGCTGGCGGGTCTCCAACTTCCAGTACGGCACGATCATGTGGCGCGGCGACAAGGGGGGCGCCCACCTGCTCTTCAACCGCAACGACGTCGTCGCCGCCCTGAAGCGCTCCGAGCGCGACGGAGTCCTCGACGCCGGCGAGTTCAGCTACTTCAAGACGATCGCCAACGACGCCAACGTCTACATCCCCGACTGGGTCCGTTACCTGACCCAGAAGGTCATCAACGGCGACAAGGCGAATTACTACTCGCAGGGCCAGTACGTGAACAACCTCTATGCGGGGGCTCCGGCGAGGTCCGTGGACCTGCTGGAGAAGGAGTGGTTCGAGGGCGCCGACCGTCCGCTCACGAACTTCGTCCGGACCAACAGCGACGGGACCTGGACCACCGTCAACGGCGGCGCGTATTCGGCGGTCGCCGGGCCGCTGTTCGGCGCCAACGGGCCCGTCTACACCGACGTTTATCAGGGGAACCTCGGCGACTGCTACTTGCTGGCCTCGCTGGCGGAGACGGCCTACCGCGACCCGACGTCGATCCAAAACATGTTCATCGACAATGGCGACGGGACGTTCACCGTCCGGTTCTTTCAGAACAGCTCGCCGAGGTATGTGACGGTGGATCGCCAGCTTCCCAGCGGCGGCGGCGCGTTCGCCCAGACGACGGCCGGGCCGATCTGGGTCGCCCTGGCGGAGAAGGCGTACGCCCAGTTGAATGAGTCGGGATGGCTGGCGACGTCGGCCCTCGGGTTGAACAGCTACGGCGCGATCGAGAGCGGCAAGGCCTCGTACGCGCTGGCCGTCGTCACCGGTCGATCGACGGCCGCCGACACGACGGACATCGACTCGGCCTGGGCCGCGGGCAAGTCCGTGATCCTGGACACGGCCGCCACCAAGCTCTCGTACCTGGTCCCTAACCACTCGTACGCGGTGGTCGGCTACAACGCGACGACGAAGCTCTACACCCTGTTCAACCCCTGGGGCGTCAACGGCGGGACCATGCCGGACGGAACCCATCGTCAGGGGGTGATCTATGAACTCGCCTCCTCCATCAAGAGCGACTTCTCGAACTCGGTTCTGACCAAGTCCGCCGCCACGGGCGGAACCGCGACCGAGGCCGTCCGCGAGCTGGCCGCCATCACCCCCGCCGTTCAGCCCCGGTTCGTCCGCGGCGCGGGCTGGACGTCGCGGATGTGGTCGACGCCGCTGAGCGCCTGA
- a CDS encoding serine/threonine-protein kinase: MNERSVFLAALEIEDPEARRAFLDEACRDDASLRARIDELLAALHETRGFMNRPAAEASSFDPPTELHGAFPVPPEPPAGATGQLLAGRYLVGPEIGRGGMGTVYRAEQVAPVKRPVAVKLVNPGMDSRSVLLRFEAERQALAVMDHPNIAKVLDAGAAADGRPFFVMELVKGAPLTEYCDSKRLPVADRLELFRKVCSAVQHAHQKGVIHRDLKPSNVLVEERDGAASPKVIDFGLAKAVGGAALTEQTLDSSPGSVAGTPLYMAPEQAGAEARDVDTRADVYALGAMLYELLTGTPPIGRDTLRRAAWHEVLRAIREDEPPPPSSRIGSAADLPSVAANRDAEPVRLGRFVRGDLDWVVMKALEKDRSRRYDSAAAFGADLERFLNHEPVSAGPPTLRYRLGKFAARNRAAVTAASLIFLSLAAGTVAATLGMMEARRQRDAADKALHQAETNLDYARKGNAILGSVFEGLNPERITDRPLQDVLKENLATAARDLDAAGLGDPSAVAEMQQTLGVSLMGLGDYDAATALLEKAAADLAEKLGPDDRKTLVCRTALGEIHRTAGRLDKAVPLLDATLATMKAKLGPDDPDTLTCMNNLALAYRDAGRFAEAVALWEPALAARKAKLGPDDPATLLAMNSLANGYMDLGRFAEATSLWEQALAGRKAKLGPDHPHTLNTMDNLAGAYAAVGRRDEALKLWEETLRLTKARLGNDHPDSLVAMNNLAGTLRDANRPLEAVPIHEEALRLMRLKFGPDHPTTLQAMNNLAGDYWMALQFDKAEPIFEEVLALRKAKLGPDHPDVPGAMNNLATVYRDGGKIDKAIPLYQQVIPLLEKARGRDHPYTQSAIGNLGMAYLYTKRSAEAVPLLEETHAASRSNPTLAWAGPFLLDAYASTGKNDEAAKLIPEILAEARRANPKDSPTLSSRIAECSLMLLRIGKFAEAEPLLRENLDIRRRTQPDSWSTFNTMSQLGGALLGQKKYDEAEPLLVQGYEGLQQRREAIPPQAAERIPEALNRLIELYNATNRPDEAAKRQAERKP; this comes from the coding sequence ATGAACGAACGATCCGTCTTCCTGGCGGCGCTGGAGATCGAGGACCCCGAGGCTCGCCGGGCCTTTCTGGACGAGGCCTGCCGCGACGACGCGTCGCTCCGCGCCCGGATCGACGAGTTGCTGGCGGCGCTCCACGAGACCAGGGGGTTCATGAATCGGCCGGCGGCGGAGGCGTCGTCGTTCGATCCTCCCACCGAATTGCACGGCGCGTTCCCCGTCCCGCCGGAGCCGCCAGCCGGCGCGACGGGTCAACTGCTGGCGGGGCGGTACCTCGTCGGTCCCGAGATCGGTCGGGGCGGGATGGGGACCGTCTACCGGGCCGAGCAGGTCGCTCCGGTGAAGCGTCCCGTGGCCGTCAAGCTGGTCAACCCGGGCATGGACTCGCGATCCGTCCTGCTGCGGTTCGAGGCCGAACGCCAGGCCCTGGCCGTGATGGACCACCCCAACATCGCCAAGGTCCTCGACGCCGGCGCCGCCGCCGACGGCCGGCCGTTCTTCGTCATGGAGCTGGTCAAGGGCGCGCCGCTGACCGAGTACTGCGACTCGAAGCGGCTGCCGGTGGCCGATCGCCTGGAGCTGTTCCGCAAGGTCTGCTCGGCCGTGCAGCACGCCCATCAAAAGGGGGTGATCCACCGCGATTTGAAGCCGTCGAACGTGCTGGTGGAGGAACGCGACGGCGCGGCGTCGCCCAAGGTGATCGACTTCGGGCTGGCGAAGGCGGTGGGGGGCGCGGCGTTGACGGAGCAGACGCTCGACTCGTCGCCGGGTTCGGTGGCGGGGACGCCCTTGTACATGGCGCCCGAGCAGGCGGGGGCCGAGGCCCGCGACGTGGACACTCGCGCCGACGTTTACGCGTTGGGGGCGATGCTCTACGAGCTGCTGACGGGGACGCCGCCGATCGGCCGCGACACGCTGCGTCGCGCCGCCTGGCACGAGGTGCTGCGGGCCATCCGCGAGGACGAACCGCCGCCGCCCTCCAGCCGGATCGGCTCGGCGGCCGACCTCCCCTCGGTGGCGGCGAACCGCGACGCCGAGCCCGTGCGGCTGGGCCGGTTCGTGCGTGGGGATCTGGACTGGGTGGTGATGAAGGCGTTGGAGAAGGATCGGTCGCGGCGGTACGACTCGGCCGCGGCGTTCGGCGCCGACCTGGAGCGGTTCCTCAACCACGAGCCGGTGTCGGCGGGGCCGCCGACGCTGCGCTATCGGCTTGGCAAGTTCGCGGCGCGGAACCGGGCGGCGGTCACGGCGGCCTCGTTGATCTTCCTGTCGCTGGCCGCCGGGACCGTGGCCGCGACGCTCGGCATGATGGAGGCCCGCCGCCAACGCGACGCCGCCGACAAGGCGCTCCACCAGGCGGAGACGAACCTGGACTACGCCCGGAAAGGGAACGCGATCCTTGGCTCCGTCTTCGAGGGGCTCAACCCGGAGCGCATCACCGATCGGCCCTTGCAGGACGTCCTGAAGGAGAACCTGGCGACAGCCGCGCGCGACCTGGACGCGGCGGGGCTGGGCGACCCCTCGGCCGTGGCCGAGATGCAGCAAACGCTCGGCGTTTCGCTGATGGGCCTGGGCGACTACGACGCGGCGACCGCCCTGCTGGAGAAGGCCGCCGCCGACCTTGCCGAGAAGCTCGGCCCCGACGATCGCAAGACGCTCGTGTGTCGCACCGCTCTGGGCGAGATCCATCGCACGGCCGGCCGGCTCGACAAGGCCGTGCCGCTTCTGGATGCGACGCTCGCGACGATGAAGGCGAAGCTCGGCCCCGACGACCCCGACACTCTCACCTGCATGAACAACCTCGCGCTGGCGTACCGGGACGCCGGACGGTTCGCCGAGGCCGTCGCGTTGTGGGAGCCGGCGCTCGCCGCGAGGAAGGCGAAGCTCGGACCCGACGATCCGGCGACCCTTCTCGCCATGAACAGCCTGGCGAACGGCTACATGGACCTCGGCCGCTTCGCCGAGGCGACGTCGCTCTGGGAGCAGGCCCTGGCGGGCCGCAAGGCGAAGCTCGGCCCCGACCACCCCCACACTCTCAACACGATGGACAACCTGGCCGGCGCCTACGCGGCCGTCGGGCGGCGGGACGAGGCGTTGAAGCTCTGGGAGGAGACGCTTCGGCTGACCAAGGCCCGCCTCGGCAACGACCATCCCGACTCGCTCGTCGCCATGAACAACCTGGCCGGCACCTTGCGCGACGCCAACCGGCCCCTTGAAGCCGTGCCGATCCACGAGGAGGCGCTGCGGCTGATGCGCCTCAAGTTCGGCCCCGACCACCCCACCACCTTGCAGGCCATGAACAACCTGGCCGGCGATTACTGGATGGCCCTCCAGTTCGACAAGGCGGAGCCGATCTTCGAGGAGGTGCTGGCCCTACGCAAGGCGAAGCTCGGCCCCGACCATCCCGACGTCCCCGGCGCCATGAACAACCTGGCCACCGTCTACCGCGACGGCGGCAAGATCGATAAGGCGATCCCGCTGTACCAGCAGGTGATCCCTCTGCTGGAGAAGGCTCGCGGGCGGGATCATCCCTACACCCAGAGCGCCATCGGCAATCTGGGCATGGCCTACCTCTACACCAAGCGGTCCGCCGAGGCCGTCCCGCTGCTGGAAGAGACTCACGCCGCCAGTCGATCCAACCCGACGCTCGCCTGGGCCGGCCCGTTCCTGCTCGACGCCTACGCCTCCACGGGCAAGAACGACGAGGCCGCCAAGCTGATCCCGGAGATCCTCGCCGAGGCCCGTCGCGCCAACCCCAAGGACAGCCCGACGCTCTCCTCGCGGATCGCCGAGTGCAGTCTGATGCTCCTGCGGATCGGGAAGTTCGCTGAGGCCGAGCCCCTGCTCCGCGAGAATCTCGACATCCGTCGCCGCACCCAGCCCGACTCCTGGAGCACCTTCAACACCATGTCCCAACTCGGCGGCGCGCTGCTGGGTCAAAAGAAGTACGACGAGGCCGAGCCCCTGCTGGTGCAAGGCTACGAGGGCCTCCAGCAGCGCCGGGAGGCCATCCCTCCCCAGGCTGCCGAGCGCATCCCCGAGGCCCTGAACCGTCTGATCGAACTCTACAACGCCACCAACCGTCCCGACGAGGCCGCCAAACGGCAGGCCGAGCGCAAGCCCTGA
- a CDS encoding cation:proton antiporter, which yields MRTFDLIAILIVVAALFSYINFKVLKLPSAIGLMTLTLAFSVTVFIVGHASPAAGAWIDGLMSRVDLNEALLHGMLGFLLFAGALHVDLGDLARNRWPIAALSTFGVLISTAVVGVLTWGLLVLIGLPIRFIDCLLFGALISPTDPIAVLGLLKRVGVPKTLEVQIAGESLFNDGVGVVVFTGLLGIAAGIHAPDDVGHVASLFAQETLGGALFGLIAGFLVFLMLRSVDDYKVEVLLSLGLVAGGYALADAWHLSAPIAMVVAGLMIGNHGRTFAMSETTNERLDMFWELIDEALNAVLFVLIGLEVLLLSFTPKTLVAGLLVVPIVLAARAVSVALPVRVLRRRVRFEPSTVRILTWGGLRGGISVALALSIPGGASPYAVPGRDVILVITYVVVIFSILVQGLTVGPLTQRWLSETGEPASLITIDDDGAVPAQELG from the coding sequence ATGAGGACCTTCGACCTGATCGCGATTCTGATCGTCGTGGCCGCCCTCTTCAGCTACATCAACTTCAAGGTGCTGAAGCTCCCTTCCGCCATCGGGCTGATGACGCTGACGCTGGCGTTCTCCGTGACGGTGTTCATCGTCGGCCACGCCTCGCCGGCGGCCGGGGCCTGGATCGACGGCCTGATGAGTCGGGTCGACCTGAACGAGGCGCTCTTGCACGGGATGCTGGGGTTTCTCCTTTTCGCCGGCGCGTTGCACGTCGACCTGGGGGACCTCGCCCGGAACCGTTGGCCGATCGCGGCCCTGTCGACGTTCGGGGTCCTGATCTCGACGGCGGTCGTCGGCGTGCTGACCTGGGGATTGCTGGTCTTGATCGGCCTGCCGATCCGGTTCATTGACTGCCTGCTGTTCGGCGCCTTGATCTCTCCCACCGACCCGATCGCCGTGCTCGGACTGCTCAAGCGAGTCGGCGTTCCGAAGACGCTGGAGGTCCAGATCGCCGGCGAGTCCCTGTTCAACGACGGCGTGGGGGTCGTCGTCTTCACCGGCTTGCTGGGGATCGCCGCGGGGATCCACGCTCCCGACGACGTCGGCCACGTCGCCTCTCTGTTCGCCCAGGAGACGCTCGGCGGCGCTCTGTTCGGGCTGATCGCCGGCTTCCTCGTCTTCCTGATGCTGCGGTCGGTCGACGACTACAAGGTGGAGGTCCTCCTCTCGCTGGGGCTGGTCGCCGGCGGCTACGCGCTGGCGGACGCCTGGCATCTCTCCGCGCCCATCGCCATGGTCGTGGCCGGGCTGATGATCGGGAACCACGGGCGGACCTTCGCCATGTCGGAGACCACGAACGAGCGCCTCGACATGTTCTGGGAGTTGATCGACGAGGCTCTCAACGCGGTGCTCTTCGTGCTGATCGGGCTGGAGGTCCTCCTCCTGAGCTTCACGCCGAAGACCCTCGTCGCGGGGCTGCTGGTCGTCCCGATCGTTCTCGCGGCCCGGGCGGTCTCGGTCGCCCTGCCGGTTCGGGTGCTCCGCCGACGGGTTCGGTTCGAGCCCTCCACAGTGCGGATTCTGACCTGGGGCGGCCTGCGGGGGGGCATCTCGGTGGCGCTGGCGCTGTCGATCCCGGGCGGCGCTTCGCCGTATGCGGTCCCCGGCCGTGACGTGATCCTGGTGATCACGTACGTCGTGGTGATCTTCTCCATCCTCGTGCAGGGGCTGACCGTCGGTCCGTTGACCCAACGGTGGCTCTCCGAGACGGGCGAGCCCGCCTCCCTGATCACCATCGACGACGACGGCGCCGTCCCGGCGCAGGAATTGGGCTGA